CTATGGGTCAAATAACGGCTTAAGTCGACTTAAGTTTTGGCATAAAAAAGGCAAGTAAAGATTCAACAgtcgatatttcaattttgacaaggCATTTTACAAggaacttttatttttttacataggTGGGGTACCCAAAAATGATATACAAacgtaataacaattattaaatattgtcCAATACAGTGCTATCACGGAAATTCGGAGTAAGACTTAAGTCGTTTTTTTGTAGAACGACTTTTAATCTGTACAAACACGTTTTTGGATTAAAATAATATGATGACGATAATAGTCAAACCAGTTTCTACTGTAATGGGTGTTTCATGGTCGCGGTGAACACATATAAAAAAAGCTAAACTAGGAATTGACATTTAAAAAACGGCATGTATCAGGTTCAATCAGAGTCCATTTAGTCTGTTTCAGCCGAATCATTGTCGTTGCAGGTACCCCGCAGCACATTTTTATACCATTCCCTATTAACCGGTTTTACAAAAGGCATTAAAGATAGcacgtcattttttttagcTGTCTTAATTCCAACAGGAGCCGGGTTTGCTAATGCTAGTTCGGTATCTTTACTTACAAAAGCGTTTAATTTGAACAGGTTGAAATTTTGCGGAGCGCCATTATAGTCCGCGTAAACGGACATGGTGCCTGTTGGCTTGTATGATAACTTCACATACTTTTGGATCGTGAATTTCTTTCCCTTAGCTTTTGGAACctttagaaaaaatgaatccaaAGTTTTATCCCTTTCTTTTAATAAGTGGGCACTCATCTCTGCTTCGAAAGCTTTTGGTTTGTGCCTTACGGTCCTCATTATTTCGAGATACTCGATAGGATTTTCGAAGGtctctactttttttaaaacagttcCGTAAACACCGAAATTTCTATCGCATTGGCAGTATGAATGACCTCGCACCGGAAAGATGTGATTTATTTCAACTCCCATTTTGACCGACAACCAAGCACAATATCGTACGAGagtcttgtttttattttgccCCCCACAGGAGTCAGACAAAAGAACTACTTTTTTTGATTCTGGAttttcagtcaatttttttaccataaaatcgttcaaaaaacTACACACAGAGTTACCGTTCTTGCCACCATCACATTctaagaagcaaaaaaatttgctgtcACCGTCATTAAAACAGCGTGTGTTGAAAACATACAGCCACAATAATCGCTTGTAAAATTGTGCGCTAAAGTTCAGTTTTGGAAGCGGAAGATTTTGTGCGTAGTCGAACTCAACAGTTAGAGTATCATCGTTAATATTCTTTGTGCACTGTTGCCGCAAAACCTTGTATTCCGCAACTTTTACTTCATGTAGACGGAACGATTCCT
This region of Neodiprion fabricii isolate iyNeoFabr1 chromosome 7, iyNeoFabr1.1, whole genome shotgun sequence genomic DNA includes:
- the LOC124186624 gene encoding uncharacterized protein LOC124186624, producing MNESTTTTTASTSPTATVTGKKRKIRQDRWEQNRKKLKRNSGKSYASQSGNKIPRKKFRHTTDCCKKNCSSSFDYKRQREIFKTFWAMAEKPSQDTFLISCIQREEIKYVKTVTKRKNRSWSWKYSFKVDGQDKTVCKGFFLSLLQITESRMKTVLRFCKSGTTVATEKRGKQPNPAKISNVVWSLVKEHWSTFPNKKSHYGSSKTERKYFENPDLNVKKMFHAFQEYYFDKTGKQLSLKYPTYHRYFRENSDYSFRQRKTDVCDFCTECKIKLSANSSDPCKESFRLHEVKVAEYKVLRQQCTKNINDDTLTVEFDYAQNLPLPKLNFSAQFYKRLLWLYVFNTRCFNDGDSKFFCFLECDGGKNGNSVCSFLNDFMVKKLTENPESKKVVLLSDSCGGQNKNKTLVRYCAWLSVKMGVEINHIFPVRGHSYCQCDRNFGVYGTVLKKVETFENPIEYLEIMRTVRHKPKAFEAEMSAHLLKERDKTLDSFFLKVPKAKGKKFTIQKYVKLSYKPTGTMSVYADYNGAPQNFNLFKLNAFVSKDTELALANPAPVGIKTAKKNDVLSLMPFVKPVNREWYKNVLRGTCNDNDSAETD